The genomic stretch CTTCGAGGCCGTGGAGGAGCACCGGACGCCGGACCGCGGAAAAATATACGTGCAGGTGGTCAAGACCCCGCTGTACGACGCCCTCGGCAACGTCATCGGCGTCCAGGGCATGTTCTGGGACGTGACCGAACGGAGGAAAATAGAGGACGCCCTGGCCTACGAGCGCGACCTGTTGCGCGCCTTGCTCGACAACATTCCCGATAACATCTATTTCAAGGACACCCGGTCGCGCTTTGTCAAAGTCGGCCACGCCCTGGCAAAAAAATTCGGCATCAAGGACTCCGAGGAGGCGATCGGCAAAACGGACTTTGATTTTTTTACGACGGAGCACGCTCAGGCCGCGTACGAGGACGAACAATACATACTCCGCACCGGGCAGCCCATCATCGGCAGAACAGAAAAGGAAACCTGGCAGGGCGGCAAGGTCACCTGGGGCCTGACGACCAAGATGCCGTTTCGCGACAAGGACGGAAAAATCATCGGGACCTTTGGCGTAACCAAGGACATCACGCAACTGAAGGAGACCGAAGGCGAACTCGCAAAGGCCCGGGACGTGGCGGTGGAATCCGCGCGCCTCAAATCGGAATTTCTGGCCAACATGAGCCACGAGATCCGCACACCGATGAACGGCATCATCGGCATGACGGGTCTGTTGATGGACACCGACCTCACTGATGAACAACGCGATTTTGCCGCGACAATCCGCGGCAGCGCGGACGCCCTGCTGACGATCATCAATGATATCCTGGACTTCTCGAAGATCGAAGCCGGCAAGCTCAGCATTGAGATCATCAACTTCGACCTGCGTGATGTGGTTGAAAGCACCGTAGAACTGCTTGCCGAACGCGCCGAAGCCAAGAGCATCGAACTGGCGTCCTGGGTGCTGAATGACGTGCCGCGTCATTTGCGGGGAGATCCGGGCCGCCTGCGACAGGTACTGACCAATCTTTTGGGGAATGCGATCAAATTCACCGAGCGCGGCGAGGTTGTCGTCCGCATCACGAAGGAAAACGAAACCACGACCCACGTCACCCTCCGCTGCGCGGTCACGGACACCGGGATCGGAGTTCCCTACGAGTCGCAGAAAAAACTGTTTCAGGCGTTCATCCAGGCCGACGGCTCCCTGACGCGGAGGTACGGCGGCACAGGGCTCGGCCTTGCGATCTCCAAACAACTGGTCGAGCTCATGGGCGGCCAGATTGGAATGGACAGCACGCCTGGAAAAGGTTCGACATTCTGGTTCGCCGTCACGTTGGAGAAGCAGCCGCCCGGCACGGAGTTCCTGTTCAAGCGGCCGCGCGGCAACCTTGAAAACCTGCGCGTCCTGATCGTCGACGACAACGCGACCAACCGCCTGATTTTACAGCACCAAACCACCTCGTGGAAGATGCACAGCAGCACATCCGCAAGCGCCCCGGAGGCCCTGGATGCGCTGCGCGCCGGAGCCACCGGCGGCCATCCTTTCGACCTTGTCATCCTCGACCTGCAGACGCCGGAGATGGACGGGCTGACCCTGGCGCAAACAATTCGCGCCGATCCCCTCATCCAGAAGGCGAGACTGGTATTGCTCACTTCATTGGGCCTGCGGCTCGATGCGGAAGCCTGGCGCGGCGCGGGAATCGACGCGTACCTGGTCAAACCGGTGAAAGAGTCGCGGCTGTTCGACTGTCTGGTCACAGTCATGGCGGAAGCCTTCACACCCGCTGAAGGCCAGCCACACGCGCTCTACGCTGGTGACGCCGCGGGGCGTCGTCGCGCGCTCAACCCCAAGCACGTCCGTATCCTGATGGCCGAGGACAATGTCGTGAACCAGAAGGTCGGCTTGCGACAACTGAAAAAACTGGGTTACTCGGCCGACGCGGTCGCCAATGGAGTCGAAGCGGTCGAAGCGCTCAAGCGCATCCCCTACGACATCGTGCTGATGGATTGCCACATGCCGGAACTTGACGGCTACGAAGCCACGCGTCTGATTCGCATGCTTGAATTGGAAAAAAGCGATCCACAACGTCCGCCAACCTATATCATCGCGCTGACGGCCAACGCGCTGGAAGGCGACCGTGAACGCTGCCTGTCCGCCGGGATGAACGATTACATCAGCAAGCCCGTAAAATTGCCCGAATTGCAGGCCGTGCTTCAG from Candidatus Angelobacter sp. encodes the following:
- a CDS encoding PAS domain S-box protein, with the protein product MKAAPRPPNEAERLKALHAYNVLDTPPEDAFDDLARLAGQICETPIALVSLVDAQREWFKSRMGLELPEVPREASISAHTILQTDLFVVEDAASDARFTGSPLVAGRPHARFYAATPLITPAGGLAIGTLCVMDRRPRQLTAEQVQALRILGHQVITQLELRRNLIELKRSVVGHLRAEEALREAEEKYRSIFENVMEGIFQTTPDGHYLAANPMLARIYGYDSSEQLMAAVSDIEHQIYVQPGRREEFVRLIQQNGIVSKFESQVYRRDRSVIWISENARVVRGPHGNALYFEGTVEDITERKRAEQALRDSEVLYHSLVESLPQNIFRKDKEGRFTFGNTKFCTELGRPLEAILGKTDFDFFPQELAAKYQRDDHSVMQTGAPFEAVEEHRTPDRGKIYVQVVKTPLYDALGNVIGVQGMFWDVTERRKIEDALAYERDLLRALLDNIPDNIYFKDTRSRFVKVGHALAKKFGIKDSEEAIGKTDFDFFTTEHAQAAYEDEQYILRTGQPIIGRTEKETWQGGKVTWGLTTKMPFRDKDGKIIGTFGVTKDITQLKETEGELAKARDVAVESARLKSEFLANMSHEIRTPMNGIIGMTGLLMDTDLTDEQRDFAATIRGSADALLTIINDILDFSKIEAGKLSIEIINFDLRDVVESTVELLAERAEAKSIELASWVLNDVPRHLRGDPGRLRQVLTNLLGNAIKFTERGEVVVRITKENETTTHVTLRCAVTDTGIGVPYESQKKLFQAFIQADGSLTRRYGGTGLGLAISKQLVELMGGQIGMDSTPGKGSTFWFAVTLEKQPPGTEFLFKRPRGNLENLRVLIVDDNATNRLILQHQTTSWKMHSSTSASAPEALDALRAGATGGHPFDLVILDLQTPEMDGLTLAQTIRADPLIQKARLVLLTSLGLRLDAEAWRGAGIDAYLVKPVKESRLFDCLVTVMAEAFTPAEGQPHALYAGDAAGRRRALNPKHVRILMAEDNVVNQKVGLRQLKKLGYSADAVANGVEAVEALKRIPYDIVLMDCHMPELDGYEATRLIRMLELEKSDPQRPPTYIIALTANALEGDRERCLSAGMNDYISKPVKLPELQAVLQEAAGFVRPVPVGNRGESRNDSGETLIDRAVLAGLRALQEPGEPDAAIELIDLFLSDTPPKIQAMRSAIARPDPVALKESAHGLKGSASNLGARRLAKLCGELEKLSQEGKLTEAANLFGRITEEYASLCFILEQEKKKPIQSV